The genome window TTGGATGGAATTTCAGGCTGCCTCATATCTGCCGCGCTGTTTGCGGCAGCCTGAAACGCGCCATGCCGGTTTTCAGGCTGCCTTTGCGCGGGTTGAGCATAGCTTTGCCATTGTCGGATGATTTGCGCGGCGTGTTGCGGCGGCGTGAGCGCGTGTGAGGCTGTGCCGCAATCGGCAGCATTCGTTTTGGTTGCACTCGTTTTCAGGCTGCCATTGAGCGGGCGGTCGCCGTCCATAATGTCGTCGTAGGCCTGCAAAAAGCAGTAGCCCGCAATCATCAGTTTGCTGCGCTTGGGATGGAACGGATATTGGCTGTACAAAATCAGGCTGACGAGCGCATAGCGCGGATGGCGGCGGGCGAACCGAGCTTGGTTGTGCAGCCAAAGCAGATGCGTTTGGTAGCCGGGCAAAGTGGCGCGGGCAAGGCGGCGGATGGGTTGCCAAAGCAGCAGCACCAACAGATTGCCCGCCACCAAATCCAGCCAGTGATGGGCGTGGATGGTGAGCGTGCTGATGTTGATGGCGGCGGCATACAGCCAAATGACAGCGCGCGCGGGGCGCGAAACATGTCGGTGCAACAGCGCGGCGGCGCTGGTGGCAAACGCGCAATGCAGCGAGGGCAGATAGTTGTGGCTCATGCCGATGGTGTGCGCAAGGCGCAGCAGCGTTTGCCCTGCGCCTTGCGGGTTTTCAGGCTGCATAAAACGAACGTGAACGGGATAAAGCTGAAATGCGATACTGGCAACCACCAGCTCGCCGGTGAGCAGCAAAAAGAAACGCCATTGCGCGGCGATGTTGAGCCGACGGGCGGCGCAAACCAAAAACAGCGGCAGGCTCAAATAAAGCCATGCGGTGGCGGGAATAAGCGGCACGGCGCTGTTTAACGCCAACGCAGGCGCGGGGTTGCGATAAGCGGCAAGGCAGCTGCTGCCGCCAAACAACAAGATGAACAGCAGAGTAAACAGCAGGATAAGCGCATAAGCAGAGATTCGGTTCATGGCGGCAAAGGCTGAGGCAGCCTGAAAATCAGGTTTCAGACAAACAAAAAGGACTGCTCGCAAAAGCAGTCCTTCAAAATTTGGTGCCCAGAAGAAGACTCGAACTTCCACGTCCTTACGGACACTAGTACCTGAAACTAGCGCGTCTACCAATTCCGCCATCTGGGCAAAGAAGCGCGCATTATAGCGGTGCAACCGGCAATGCGTCAAGCGGTATATCTGCAAACGGCGCAAAACAGATGCGAAAAACCCAACCTTGTGCTACACTCGCGCGTTTTATTTCCCGTCAAAAATCAACGAAAGAAAGACCAGCCATGAGCGCAGCAGTTGAAACATTAGAAAAATTGGAACGTAAAGTCATCGTATCTTTGTCTTGGTTAGACATCAACGAAGCCACCGACAAAGAGCTGAAAAAAGCGCAACGCCGCGTGAAAATCGACGGCTTCCGCCCCGGCAAAGCCCCTTTGAAAATGGTTGCCCAAATGTATGGCGCGGGCATTCAAAACGACGTGTTGAACGATTTGGCGCAACAAGCGTTCAACAAAGTGGCGCAAGAGCAAAACCTGCGCATCGCCGCCGTCACCAAAATTGAGCCCGTTGAAGGCGAAGAAAGCGCCGACGCTTTGAAAGTGGCGTTCACCTACGAAACCTTCCCCGAAATCAAAATCGGCGATTTGTCTGCCTTAAACATTGAAAAAGTGAGCGCCGAAGTGGGCGACAAAGAAGTGGACGACACCGTTGAAATCTTGCGCAAACAACGCACCCGCTATAACCGCGTGGAGCGCGCCGCGCAAAACGGCGACCGCGTGATTATCGACTTTGAAGGCAAAATCGACGGCGAGCCTTTTGCCGGCGGTTCGTCTAAAAACTATCCTTTCCTGCTGGGCAACGGCGAAATGCTGCCTGAATTTGAAGCGGGCGTGCTGGGCTTGAAAGAAGGCGAAAGCAAAGACGTGGAAGTGAACTTCCCCGAGGATTACCACGGCAAAGAAGTGGCCGGCAAAACCGCCGTGTTCACCATCACCGTGCACAATGTTGCCGAGCCTATGTTGCCCGAAGTGGATGCCGATTTTGCCAAAGCCTTGGGCATTGCCGATGGCGATGTTGCCAAAATGCGCGAGGAAATCAAGAAAAACGTGGCGCGCGAAGTGAAACGCCGCGTGGATGCACGCAACACCGATGCCGTTATGGAAGCCTTGCGCGGCGCGCATTCGTTTGATTTGCCACAGGCTTTTGTGAAAGACGAAGCGCAACGCTTGGCAGATGAAATGAAACAAAACTTCGCGCAACAAGGCTTGGATGCCGCCAACTTTGATTTGCCTGCCGATATGTTTACCGAACGCGCCGAGCAGCGCGTGGCATTGGGCCTGCTGCTGCCCGCTTTGGTGGAAGAATTCAAACTGCAAGCCACCGACGAGCAAGTGAAAGCGATTATCGCCGATGTTGCCGACAGCTACGAAGACCCGCAAGAAGTGATGGATTGGTATTTTGCCGACCGCAGCCGCCTGGCAGGCCCGACCAATTTGGCGGTGGAAGCCAATGTGGTGGATTATGTGCTGGGCAAAGCCAACGTTACCGAAAAAGCATTGAGCTTTGAAGAAGTGATGGGCGCAAACGCTTAACCGCATCATCAAAAAGCACCAAGGCGATTGATTGCTTGGTGCTTTTTTGTTAGCCGCTTGGGCAGGGGTTTTGGCTTGGCTGAACCCGTTTTACCCGTTTTCAGGCTGCCTATTCTGATGTAGCTTGCCGCAAAGGCAGCCTGAAAACGCAGCCGCGCGCCTTATCCAAAAATCCATCGTTTCGCGATACGCCTGTTTTCAGGCTGCCGATTCGTTTTAACCATTCAAACCTGAGGAAAAACCATGTTACCCGATATTCAAAACAACACCTTAATCCCCACCGTGATTGAACAAAGCGGGCGCGGCGAGCGCGCGTTTGACATTTATTCGCGCCTGCTCAAAGAGCGGATTATCTTTTTGGTGGGCCCCGTGAATGACCACACCGCCAACTTGGTGGTGGCACAGCTTTTGTTTTTGGAAAGCGAAAACCCCGACAAAGACATTTATTTCTACATCAACAGCCCCGGCGGCAGCGTTACCGCAGGCATGAGCATTTACGACACCATGAAGTTCATCAAGCCCGATGTGCAAACGCTGTGCTTGGGGCAGGCGGCGAGCATGGGCGCGTTTTTGCTGTCGGCGGGCACCAAGGGCAAACGCTTTGCCCTGCCCAACAGCCGCGTGATGATTCACCAGCCTTTGATTAGCGGCGGCTTGGGCGGGCAGGCTTCGGATATCGAGATTCACGCGCGCGAGCTGTTGAAGCTGAAAGAAAAATTGAACCAAATGCTGGCGGAACACACGGGCAAATCGCTGGAACAAATCGAGCGCGACACCGACCGCGACAATTTTATGTCTGCTCAAGAAGCGGCGGATTACGGCTTGATTGACAAAGTGATTACCACCCGCGCCGATGCGGCGTGATGATTTGATTTTCAGGCTGCCTTGGATGGGATGCTTCGGCAGCCTGAAATGCTTGGGGCGACACGCCTGCGCTGCACACAAACACAGGCAGCCTGAAAATGGATTATCCCGTTTTCAGGCTGCCTCAATCATCGCACCCTGCGCCTGAAACGATGTCGGGCGGACACGGCAACACCAATCGGTTGCCGATACCGGCTAAAACAAACGTAGCATCATGTAGCGCAAAAGGCAGCCTGAAAACCGCAAAACGGCGTTTCAGGCTGCCTTTCGCACGGGCAAATGCCCACCTGCCATTGTTTTCCTGCTTTCAAGCACTTATAATTGCGCCCGCATTTTCCTACATCCAACTACATTTTGAAGGAGCAAAAACCATGGCACTCGTATCCATGCGCCAATTATTGGACCACGCCGCCGAACACGGCTACGGGCTTCCCGCATTCAACGTCAACAACTTGGAGCAAATGCGCGCGATTATGGAAGCCGCCGACCAAGTGAACGCGCCTGTCATCGTGCAGGCATCGGCAGGCGCACGCAAATATGCGGGTGCGCCTTTTTTGCGCCATTTGATTTTGGCGGCGGTGGAAGAGTTTCCGCATATCCCCGTAGTGATGCACCAAGACCACGGCGCATCGCCCGACGTGTGCCAACGCTCCATCCAGCTCGGCTTCAGCTCAGTGATGATGGACGGCTCGCTGCAAGAAGACGGCAAAACGCCGTCTAGCTATGAATACAACGCCGAAGTAACCCGCCGCGTGGTGCAGTTCTCGCACGCTTGCGGCGTGTCGGTGGAAGGCGAAATCGGCGTGTTGGGCAATTTGGAAACGGGTGAAGCGGGCGAGGAAGACGGCGTGGGCGCGGAAGGTAAATTGAGCCACGACCAAATGCTCACCAGCGTTGCCGATGCCGTGCGCTTTGTGCGCGACACCAATGTGGACGCGCTGGCGATTGCGGTGGGCACGAGCCACGGCGCATATAAATTCACCCGCCCGCCCACAGGCGAAGTGCTGCGGATTGACCGCATCAAAGAAATCCACGCCGCGCTGCCCAACACGCATATCGTGATGCACGGTTCTAGCTCCGTGCCGCAAGAATGGCTGAAAATCATCAACGAATTTGGCGGCGACATTGGCGAAACCTACGGCGTGCCCGTGGAAGAAATTGTGGAAGGCATCAAACACGGCGTGCGCAAAGTAAACATTGACACCGACCTGCGCCTTGCCAGCACGGGCGCAATCCGCCGCTTTATGGCGCAGCACCCCAGCGAGTTTGACCCGCGCAAATATTTGAGCAAAACGGTGGAAGCGATGAAGCAAATTTGCTTGGCGCGTTATCAAGCGTTTGGCTGCGAAGGTATGGCGGATAAAATCAAGCCGATTTCGCTGGAAAAAATGGCGGCGAAATATGCCAAGGGCGAGTTGAACCAGATTGTGAAATAGCAAGCACAGGCAGCCTGAAAACCGTTTTCAGGCTGCCTTTTATTACAATAGCGCTTTCCGTTTAAGCTAAGGAGTGGCTATGTCTTTCTTGATTTTTGTGCTGTTGGTGGTTGCCGTTATCGCCGTTTAGCTGATTAAAACCTACAACCGCCTGCAAACCAGTATGCAAAATATCCGCGAGATGTTTTCCAATTTGCAAGCGGGTTTGAAAAAACGCCAGCAGTTAAGCGGGCAGATTATTGAGATTGCATCGGGCTATATGGCGCACGAGCAGCTCACGCAGCTTAAAGTGGCGCAAAACAACACGGGGCAAATGCAAATGGTGGCGCAAGCCTTCCCCCAGCTGAAAGCCGATGCCACTTACCAAAAACTGATGCAGCAGTTGGAAACGCTGGAAAACGACATTCTGGCGCGGCGCGAAAATTACAATAACCGCGTGAACGCGTATAACAGCTATCGCAATTCGTTTCCCGTGGTGCTGGTGGCGCAGAAATTGTCGTTTAGCATCATCCAGTATTTTGATACCGACGACGAGAAATTTGACCTGCAAGCGCAAAGCTTCTCCCGCGACGACACGCAAGCCTTGCAGCAGTTTATTGACGGCAGCGCCAAGGCGGTGGGCGACATGACTTCGCAAGCGGTGAAACATATCAACCAAGGCGTGTCGCAGCTGAAAGACAAATTGGATTCGGCAAAGCCCGAACAACCCAATGGCGATGAACCGCAGGATAAAGAGAAATAAACCATAGGCAGCCTGAAAACGGAATTTCAGGCTGCCTTAATCATCAACATGAGACTCTATGCCCCCCCCCAAAAAAACCTGCCCAAAGATTTCGCCGAACTGTGCCGCTGCAACAACCTAACCAACGAAAAAAGCAGCCTGAAAACGACTTTCCCGTTTTCAGGCTGCCTTTTTACGCGCCGATTTACGCTACGCCAACCGCTTTAAGCAATTCGTCCGCCGCCAAAATGCCCAGCGCGTTGCCCGCCAAAGGGCTGTCGCCGGTGAGCAGGCGGCGGTCTTTGTGCACGCTGCCGTCGATGCCGGTTTTGCTGTTTTTCACCACCATGCCCAGCTCTTCCAAGCGTTTTGCCAGCAGCCAAGGCAGTTTGCCGGGCATATAGCCGATGTCCAAATTCGCGCCTTCGTCGAGCGCATCGGGGAACACGCACAATTCGTAGCCTTTAAACGGGAAATCCGCATCGGCGCGACCCACCGCCGCCGCTGCCAACGCCGCCGGCCCGTGGCACAGCGTGATGACAAATTTATCGTTTGCCAATGCCCAATCCAGCAGGCGTTGCATCTCGCGGCTTTCGGGCAGCTTGTTAAACGCGCCGTGCCCGCCGGGAATCAGCACCGCCAAATAGGGCGAATCGGGCGCGGTTACCGCGTCCAGAATGTCCGCCAATTTGGCGGGTTTGTCCAGCTTGGGCAGATATTCGGCATAGATTTCGGCGATGGCGGCATCTTCGTTCGGCATCGCCCACATTTCAAATTTGGCATGGTTGCCCGACAAGATTGCCACGTCAATTTCAAAGCCTGCTTTGTGGATATGCAGCATCGGCAGCAACGTTTCTACGGGGTGGTTGCCCGTTGAGAAAAATTTGCCGTTTTGCATTTGCAGGTAGCGCTCGTCGGCTGCCACCATCAGCACTTTGAATTTGCCGCCGGTGTAGGGTTGGGCAAATTTTGTGCCGGCAAAATTGGTTTTGGGCGCGGTGTATTGCGACAGCGAATATTCGGACGGGAAAAACGCATTATGCTCGGCGCGGTCGGCAACGGGTTGGCGGGACAGTTCGGTCATTCGGATGCTCCTAAATGAATGGTGGGAAAGCGCGCATTGTAACGTGAGGCAGCCTGAAAACCGTTTTCAGGCTGCCTCTGCCAACTTTTGAATATCAACCCGCCCTGCACGCCACCATATAGTTCACGCGCACATCATCCTGCAAAAAATACTGCCGCGTGAGCAGGTTGAACGACATCCCGCGCGTGTCCACCACATCCAGCTCTGCCTGCCGCGCCATGCGCGCTAATTCGGCGGGCGTGATGAATTTTTGCCAATCGTGCGTGCCTTTGGGCACAAGGTTGAGCACATATTCCGCGCCCAGCACCGCGTGCAGATACGATTTGGGATTGCGGTTGATGGTGGAAAAAAACACCCAACCATCGGCTTTTGCCAGCTTGGCGCAGGCGCGGATGATGGAGGCGGGGTCGGGCACGTGTTCCAGCATTTCCATGCACGTTACCACGTCAAACGCTTGCGGCATTTCCGCCGCCAAATCTTCCACGCTCACGCAGCGGTAGGCAACGTTTGCCACGCGCCCGGCATCGGCGTGCGCCTGCGCGGTTTGCAGCGACAATTCTGCCATGTCCACGCCCAACACGCTTGCCGCACCGCGCCGCGCCATGCTTTCCGACAATATGCCGCCGCCGCAGCCCACATCCAGCACCGTCTTGCCCGCCAAGTGGGCGTGTTGGTCAATATAGTCCAAGCGCAGGGGGTTGATGTCGTGCAGCGGTTTGAACTCGCCCGTTTTGTCCCACCATTTATCGGCGATTTGGCTGAACTTGGCGATTTCGTTGGGGTCAACGTTGATGGTTTCGTTGGTCATTTTGGTTTCCTTGTTTAGATTGAGGCAGCCTGAAACGCAGTAAACCCACTTTCAGGCTGCCTCACAATCATTGTTTACGCGTCCGCAGCCACATTGCCCACACAATCAGCAACACCGCCGCAAAAAACATCACGCTCCACACCGGCAGCGGCACGCCCAACACCTTATACACCTCGCCGCAAAAGCCCGAATCCCCGCGCAACAGCGGCTCATACAATTTAAACAACGGCTTGTTTTTCAAAACGAACGACAGCGGCGCGCCGCAATCGGGCTGCTCGGCAGGCGGCAGCGACTGCAAATGAATCTGCTTTGCCGCCACCCAAGCGCCAAACGCCGCAGGCGCGGAAATCAACACCGCCGCCAGCGTGCGCCCAATCAGCTTGCGATGCGGCAGCGCGATGCAAACCAACGCCAGCAACATCGTTGCCACCAACGCCAAACGCTGCTGGATGCACATCACACACGGATTCATTTTCAGCACATATTGCCCAAAAAACGAGCCGCACACACCGCCCGCCGCCACCAAAAACACCGCCAACACCGTTAAACGATAGCACGGCATCGCCCGCAATTTGTTTACCAAACTCATGTTGTCGTTCCAAAATCCATAAAACGGCGAAGTATAATACCAATTTTCCCACAAGGCAGCCTGAAATGTCTCCCAACACAGCACTCGTTATCTTCTCGGGCGGGCAAGATTCCACCACCTGCCTGTTCCAAGCCATCGCCGACTGCGGCGCGGGCAACGTGCAAACCATCAGCTTCCAATACGGGCAACGCCACGCCGTCGAGCTGCAACGCGCCGCGTGGATTGCCCAAGATTTAGGCGTGCCGCACACCGTGTTGGATTTATCCGCCATTGGCAACATCACCCACAACGCTTTGATGGACAGCAGCGCGCCCATCCAGCAAGCGGGCAACACGCCCAACACTTTTGTGGACGGGCGCAACGCCCTATTTTTGCTCTACGCCGCCATCCACGCCAAAGCGCAAGGCATCCACCGCATCTACACAGGCGTATGCGAAACCGATTTTTCAGGCTATCCCGACTGCCGCGACGTGTTCATCAAATCCATGAACGTAACGCTCAACCTCGCCATGGACTACCCGTTTGACATCCGCACCCCGCTGATGTGGCTCACCAAAAAACAAACATGGGCACTCGCCGACCAACTGGGCGCGTTTGACTACATCCGCGCGCACACCCACACCTGCTACATGGGCGTGGCAGGCGGCTGCCACCAATGCCCCGCCTGCATCTTGCGCGAACGCGGATTGCGGGAGTATTTGGCGGAACGGGGTGGGTAGGGTTACCCCTATCGTTGAAAGATCCAAAGGTAGCCTGAAACGCACTGTATCCGTTTCAGGCTGCCTTTCTTTGCAACGCCCACGCACGTTGATGGCTAATTGATTGTACAAAGGCAGCCTGAAAACGCTTTTGAACCGCTGTTTACACCCTGCCCAAACGCGCTTCACTCGTTTTCAGGCTGCCTCAACCTTCTCCCTTTTCGGCAACACCCACAACGCCCCCAGTGCAAACACACTCATCACCGCAAACGCCCAACTTGGCTGCACCTGATACAAGCCCCCAGCCAACAGCGTTAGCACCGCCACCACCACGCAACTTGCCAGCCCAATATACAACGCCTGCAACTTCGCCATATCCTTTTCAGGCTGCCCCACAATAAACCGCACCATCGTAAAATGCGACAAACTAAACCCCGCCGCGTGCAACAGCTGCACCGCCAGCAAAACCCACGGATTCACCGTTGCCGCCATCAGCAGCCACCGCCCCGCAGTCAGCACCACCGACACCTGCATCAAGCGCACCACCTCCGCCCCACCCAACAGCCGCCGAGAAAAGAAAAACAACACAATCTCCGCCACCACCGCCACGCTCCACAGCCAACTAATCTGCTGCGGCGCCAGCCCAGCCGACTGCCAATAAATCACGCCATAAGTGTAATACGCCGCATGGCTGCCCTGAATCAACGACACCGCCAGCAGCATCCCCCGCGTTTCAGGCTGCCGCAACAGCGCCATATAACCCAACGACGCTTCCTGCGATGCCACCGCCCGATTGTGCAAAGCAGGCGCCGCCCGCGGCAGCTGCATCAGCCCATGCACCAACAGCAAAATCACCATCAAATAAATCAACTGCTCCGCGCCAAACTGCGCCACCACCCAGCCCGACAACAGCGCCCCCAAAATATACGCCCCCGAGCCGCACAACCGCGCCCGCCCATAATCCAAACCAATCTGCTTTTGCCAAGCGCTCGCCGCCGTCTCGTTCAACGGCATTTCGCCGCCATTAAAGGCAAAAAACAGCCAAACCAACGCCACCAACAACCACGCCCAGCCAACGCTTGCCGCAGCCGCCAGCAACGCCGCCACGCTGCCCCACGTTGCCAGCCGAATCGTCGGCAACAGCGCATCCAGCCGCTTCACCCGCTTAGACAGCAACAGCCCGCCCAAAAAGCGAAACAGATAAGCCGACGACATCACAAACGCAATAAAAAATTCCGAATGATGATGGCTCTGCAACCACAACGGAAAAAACGGCTGCACCACCCCAAACGCGCAAAAATAACCCAAAAAATTCAACGCCAGCCAAGCAAAAGCAGAAATCTGAACAGACGGCTTCATCGCACCACCTTGTTTACAAAAATATGACAACCAACACCCAAAGGCAGCCTGAAACGAAATGCAGCCGCGCATGGCGCGTCGGCGGCTCAGATGGATTTTCAGGCTGCCTATTCTGCCACATCATGCCTACCCCACAATAAATTTTCAGGCTGCCTCATCACAACAAGGCAGCCTGAAATCCACTACTCTTCAATCAAAACGCGCGTTCCACCGCCGTTTTAATCCATTCCGTCAAATGAGCGGGCATCACGCCCCACACCAGCAACAGCAGCGCATTAACAGACAGCACCCACTTCGCCGCCAGCGTGCCGCTCATCGGCTCGTGTTGCGTAGCGTCTTCAAAATACATCACGCGCACCACGCGCAAATAATAGAACGCACCCACCAAGCTCATCACCACCGCAAACACCGCCAGCAGCGTTGCCCACGGATATTGCGCGGCAACCAGCGCTTTCAGCACGGCAAATTTAGCGTAAAAACCCGCCAGCGGCGGAATGCCCGCCATGCTAAACAGTGCCAGCAGCATCAAAAACGCATACCACGCATGGCGTTGGTTCAATCCCACCAAATCACTGATTTGGTTGCATTCGTGGTGCTCGTTGCTCACCGCCATCAGCACGCCAAAGCCCGTTAGGCTCATCAGCGTGTAAATAATCGCGTAGAACACGGCAGCCTGAAAACCAATCTGCCCGCCCACAAAGCCGAGCAAAACAAAGCCCATGTGCGACACCGTAGAAAAACCGAACATCCGCTTCACATTGGTTTGCATAATCGCCGCCAAATTGCCCACCAGCAGCGACAGCGCCGCCAGCGCGGCAAACAGCAACTGCCAATCGCCTTTGTTCAACACCAAGCCGCTCACCAGAATGCGGAAGGCAAAAAGAGTGGCGGCGATTTTAGGCACCGAGCCGATAAACGCGCCCACCGAAGTCGGCGCGCCTTGATACACATCGGGCACCCACATGTGAAACGGCACCGCGCCAAATTTAAACGCCACCGCCGCCACAATAAACAACACGCCCAGCTTCAACAGCCAGCCGTTCACGTCGCCGCTTTGGGCAGCCTGAAAAATCTCGGCGAAATTCAGGCTGCCCGTTGCGCCGTAAACCATGGAAGCGCCGTATAACAAGATGCCCGAAGCCAGCGCGCCGAGTACAAAATATTTCAGCGCGGCTTCGGCGGCACGGGCGGAATCGCGTTGCAGCGCAATCATGGCATACAGCGACAACGACAGCAGCTCCAAGCCGATATACGCCGTCAAAAAATGCCCCGCGCTCATCATCACGCTCATGCCCACGCAGGCAAACATCGCCAGCGTGTAATACTCGCCCTTGAAAATGCCGCGCAGTTGGTTATACGGCTTGGCGTAGACAAACAACGCCGCCGTTGCCAAATACATCGCCAGCTTGGCAGCTTGCGAAATGCCATCGGCAATATAAAAGCCGTGGAACGCGGTAATAGGCTCATGCACCCACGTTGCCAACTGCGCGCCCGCCGCTGCCAGCATCACCACAATGCTCAGCCCATGCGTGATAAAGCGGTTGTTATCGCTTAGCCACAAATCCAGCAGCAGCACGCCAAACAGCCCAATCAGCAACACGATTTCAGGTGTGGCTGCACTCAAATTCAAACTTGTCCAATCCATGTTTCACCTCAAATCTTGCTGTGCGCGATTTGCGCCATTAGGTTGTCTGCCGCTTGGTGGATTACCGCGATAAACGGCTCGGGCAGCAAGCCCATGCCCAGCACGGCAACCGCCAAAATCGCCAAAATCACAAATTCGCGCGCGTTGATGTCTTTCATTTCTTTCACGGCGGGATGGAGGATGTCGCCGAAAATCACGCGCTTATACATCCACAGCGTGTAGCTCGCGCCCCAAATCAGCGTGGTCGCCGCAATCGCGCCTATCCACAGGCTGTAATGCGTTGCGCCCATAATCACCATAAATTCGCCCACAAAACCCGATGTGGCGGGCAAGCCTGCGTTTGCCATGCCAAACAGCATCATAAACGCGGCAAATTTGGGCATCACATTCACCACACCGCCGTAATCGGCAATATTGCGCGTGTGCAAACGGTCGTACATCACGCCGATACACATAAACATCGCAGCGGAAACAAAGCCGTGCGAAATCATCTGCATAATCGCGCCTTTAAACGCCCAGCTTTCAGGCTGCCCATTTTGCATAAACAGGAAAAAGCCCAGCGTAACAAACCCCATATGGCTAATTGACGAATACGCCACCAGCTTTTTCATATCGGTTTGCACCAGCGCAACCAAGCCAATGTACACCACCGCAATCAGGCTCAACACAATCACCACGGGCGCGAAATAGCGCGACGCATCGGGCAAAATCGGCAAAATAAAGCGCAAAAAGCCATATGCGCCCACTTTCAGCGTAATCGCCGCCAGCACCATTGAGCCGCCTGTGGGCGCTTCAACGTGGGCATCGGGCAGCCATGTGTGCACGGGGAACATCGGCACCTTCACCGCAAACGATAGGAAAAACGCGATAAACAAAAGCTGTTGCACGCCCAGCGGAATATTTTTAATCGCCTGCAAATCGGCAATCGCAAAGCTGCCACCCGCTTGATACGACAGATAAATCAACGCAACCAGCATCAGCAGCGAACCGAGCAGCGTGTAAAGAAACAGTTTCATCGCGGCATACATTCTGCGCTGCCCGCCCCACATACCAATAATCAAATACAGCGGAATCAGCATGCCTTCAAAGAAGGTGTAAAACAAAATGGCATCTTGCGCGGCAAACGCGCCGTTAATCAGCCCGCTCATTATCAGGAACGCCGCCATGTATTGCGCGGGGCGTTTCTGTATCACTTCCCAGCCTGCCAGTACCACCATCAGCGTGATAAACGCATTCAAAATAATAAACAGCACGGAAATGCCGTCCACGCCCAGCGCGTAGTTCAAATTAAGCGCGGGTATCCACGCATGCAGCTCGGTAAACTGATAGCCGCCGCTGGCGCGGTCAAACTGGGTAAACAGTGGCAAGGTGATGACAAAGCTCGCGGCTGCGCCCACCAGCGCGAGTATGCGCGCCAACGGGGCTTTTTCGTCTGAACCCGTTGCCAGCACCAGCACGCCCGCCAATATCGGCAGCCAAATGGCTAAGCTGAGTAAGTTGTTGAAAAACATAGTATCGCCTGTTTTCTCTTATTGAATTTGAAAGGTTGAAAGGGGTTTGTGTTAAGAAGGCAGCCTGAAAATCACTTGAACCACAGC of Kingella oralis contains these proteins:
- a CDS encoding NADH-quinone oxidoreductase subunit M, translating into MFFNNLLSLAIWLPILAGVLVLATGSDEKAPLARILALVGAAASFVITLPLFTQFDRASGGYQFTELHAWIPALNLNYALGVDGISVLFIILNAFITLMVVLAGWEVIQKRPAQYMAAFLIMSGLINGAFAAQDAILFYTFFEGMLIPLYLIIGMWGGQRRMYAAMKLFLYTLLGSLLMLVALIYLSYQAGGSFAIADLQAIKNIPLGVQQLLFIAFFLSFAVKVPMFPVHTWLPDAHVEAPTGGSMVLAAITLKVGAYGFLRFILPILPDASRYFAPVVIVLSLIAVVYIGLVALVQTDMKKLVAYSSISHMGFVTLGFFLFMQNGQPESWAFKGAIMQMISHGFVSAAMFMCIGVMYDRLHTRNIADYGGVVNVMPKFAAFMMLFGMANAGLPATSGFVGEFMVIMGATHYSLWIGAIAATTLIWGASYTLWMYKRVIFGDILHPAVKEMKDINAREFVILAILAVAVLGMGLLPEPFIAVIHQAADNLMAQIAHSKI
- the queC gene encoding 7-cyano-7-deazaguanine synthase QueC — translated: MSPNTALVIFSGGQDSTTCLFQAIADCGAGNVQTISFQYGQRHAVELQRAAWIAQDLGVPHTVLDLSAIGNITHNALMDSSAPIQQAGNTPNTFVDGRNALFLLYAAIHAKAQGIHRIYTGVCETDFSGYPDCRDVFIKSMNVTLNLAMDYPFDIRTPLMWLTKKQTWALADQLGAFDYIRAHTHTCYMGVAGGCHQCPACILRERGLREYLAERGG
- a CDS encoding disulfide bond formation protein B; its protein translation is MPCYRLTVLAVFLVAAGGVCGSFFGQYVLKMNPCVMCIQQRLALVATMLLALVCIALPHRKLIGRTLAAVLISAPAAFGAWVAAKQIHLQSLPPAEQPDCGAPLSFVLKNKPLFKLYEPLLRGDSGFCGEVYKVLGVPLPVWSVMFFAAVLLIVWAMWLRTRKQ
- a CDS encoding 3-phenylpropionate MFS transporter; the protein is MKPSVQISAFAWLALNFLGYFCAFGVVQPFFPLWLQSHHHSEFFIAFVMSSAYLFRFLGGLLLSKRVKRLDALLPTIRLATWGSVAALLAAAASVGWAWLLVALVWLFFAFNGGEMPLNETAASAWQKQIGLDYGRARLCGSGAYILGALLSGWVVAQFGAEQLIYLMVILLLVHGLMQLPRAAPALHNRAVASQEASLGYMALLRQPETRGMLLAVSLIQGSHAAYYTYGVIYWQSAGLAPQQISWLWSVAVVAEIVLFFFSRRLLGGAEVVRLMQVSVVLTAGRWLLMAATVNPWVLLAVQLLHAAGFSLSHFTMVRFIVGQPEKDMAKLQALYIGLASCVVVAVLTLLAGGLYQVQPSWAFAVMSVFALGALWVLPKREKVEAA
- the ubiG gene encoding bifunctional 2-polyprenyl-6-hydroxyphenol methylase/3-demethylubiquinol 3-O-methyltransferase UbiG, which produces MTNETINVDPNEIAKFSQIADKWWDKTGEFKPLHDINPLRLDYIDQHAHLAGKTVLDVGCGGGILSESMARRGAASVLGVDMAELSLQTAQAHADAGRVANVAYRCVSVEDLAAEMPQAFDVVTCMEMLEHVPDPASIIRACAKLAKADGWVFFSTINRNPKSYLHAVLGAEYVLNLVPKGTHDWQKFITPAELARMARQAELDVVDTRGMSFNLLTRQYFLQDDVRVNYMVACRAG
- the nuoN gene encoding NADH-quinone oxidoreductase subunit NuoN — encoded protein: MDWTSLNLSAATPEIVLLIGLFGVLLLDLWLSDNNRFITHGLSIVVMLAAAGAQLATWVHEPITAFHGFYIADGISQAAKLAMYLATAALFVYAKPYNQLRGIFKGEYYTLAMFACVGMSVMMSAGHFLTAYIGLELLSLSLYAMIALQRDSARAAEAALKYFVLGALASGILLYGASMVYGATGSLNFAEIFQAAQSGDVNGWLLKLGVLFIVAAVAFKFGAVPFHMWVPDVYQGAPTSVGAFIGSVPKIAATLFAFRILVSGLVLNKGDWQLLFAALAALSLLVGNLAAIMQTNVKRMFGFSTVSHMGFVLLGFVGGQIGFQAAVFYAIIYTLMSLTGFGVLMAVSNEHHECNQISDLVGLNQRHAWYAFLMLLALFSMAGIPPLAGFYAKFAVLKALVAAQYPWATLLAVFAVVMSLVGAFYYLRVVRVMYFEDATQHEPMSGTLAAKWVLSVNALLLLVWGVMPAHLTEWIKTAVERAF